In the Bacteroidota bacterium genome, CGCCGGACGGCAGGCGCGCGTTCGTCGAACGGTTCAGCTCGAACCATAAGAAGCGGGAAATCTATCTCGCCGACACCGATAGCGGCGGCGCGCATCTCATTTATGAAGAAACGGATCGGGCGTGGGTGGAGGGCGGGCTGGCCACGACGCGATGGATGCCGGACGGAAAGCGGATCGTCACCACCAGCGAGAAGGAAGGCTGGAATCATCTCTACACGATGACGCCCGACGGGAAGGACCTCCGGAGGGTGACCGGAGGAGCGTGGGAGATCCACTGGTTCGACCTCGATCCTTCGGGGGAGCGCGCCTATATTCTCGCGAACAAGGACGACCTGCACCAGTGGCAGCTCTACGCGGTCGAATTCCGCACAGGGAAGACCACGCGCCTCTCCGGTCGGGCCGGCACGTACGAAAATCCTTCGATGTCCAAAGACGGGCTCCTCATCGTCGCGCAGTATTCCGACTTCGGGAAACCGTCGGAACTGGTTTCCATTCCTGCGGGAAAACCCGCTTCGACGGGGGATGCGGCCACGGACGGCGCAGGCGCCGTCCACGAAGTCCAGTTGACCCAATCCGTGCCGGCCGAGTTCACAAGTTCCCGCTGGGTGATTCCGGAGATCGTCCATTTCAAGGCGAGGGACGGGAAATCGATCCCGGCGATGATTTACAAACCGCCCGATTTTTCGCCCGCGAAGAAGTATCCCGTCGTGGTCTTTGTCCACGGCGCCGGGTATCTCCAGAACGTCTACCGCGGATGGAGTTACTACTACCGGGAGTATATGTTTCACCACCGGCTGACGCAGCTCGGTTTTGTCGTCTTCGAGGTCGACTACAGGGGGAGCGCGGGCTACGGAAGGGATTTTCGCGCCGACGTTTACCTCCACCTCGGGGGGAAGGATCTCGACGACGAGCTCGACGGTCTTGAATATCTCAGGAGTTTGGGGTATATTGACTCTTCGCGCGTCGGAATGTACGGAGGAAGTTACGGCGGCTTCATGACGTTGATGGGGCTCTTCCTCTCCGACAAGTACGCGTGCGGAGCGGCGCTGCGTGCGGTCACGAGCTGGGAAAATTACTACCGGCATAACTCGTGGTACACGGAGGCCCGGCTCGGGAAGCCCGAGGATCAGCCCGAAGCGTACAAGATCAGTTCGCCGCTGACGTACGCCGACAGCCTGAAGCGTCCGCTCCTGATCCTGCACGGAATGGTGGACGACAACGTTTTTTTCCAGGACGCCGTCCAGTTGATCGCGAAGTTGCAGAAATCGGAAAAAAAGTTTGAAACGATGGTCTATCCCGATGAGGCTCATGCCTTCAACACCCCCGAAAGCTGGTACGACGAGTATTCGCGGATCGAAGAGTTTTTTCTGCGGCACCTCCGGAAAGCGGACCAGTAGGCCGGCACTACGATGACCTATCTCGTTACTGCGCGCAAATGGCGCCCGATGGCGTTCGAGGATATCGTGGGCCAGGCCCACGTCGCGAAGACCCTCCGCAACGCGATCGCCACCAACCGCCTTTCGCACGCCTACATTTTCAGCGGCCCCCGCGGGGTCGGCAAGACGACCGCCGCACGGATCCTCGCGAAAGCGGTCAACTGTCTGCACCCCGTCGACAACAACCCCGACAACACCTGCGAGATTTGCACCGAGATCACCGAGGGACGCAGCCTGAACGTCTTCGAGATCGACGGCGCGTCGAACCGGGGCGTGGACGAGATCCGCAACCTCCGCGAGGCGGTCCGGTACGGGCCCGCGAACGGCAGGTATAAGGTCTACATCATCGACGAAGTCCACATGCTCACCAAGGAAGCCTTCAACGCGTTGTTGAAGACGCTCGAGGAGCCTCCTTCCTACATTATCTTCATCTTCGCGACGACGGAAATCCACAAGGTTCCGCTGACCATTCTTTCCCGATGCCAGCGGTTCGATTTCCGCAGGATCGCGACGGAAGAGATCATGGGGCGCCTGAGGTTCATCGCCGGCCAGGAGAAGATCACGATCGGCGAGGACGCGCTGTTTGTCATCGCGAAACGGAGCGACGGATCGATGCGCGACGCGCAGAGCATCTTCGACCAGATCGTGTCGTTCTGCGGCGACACGATCGACACGGCCGAAATGGTCCGGATGTTGAATGTGGTGGACGAGGAAATCTATTTCCGCACGACCGACGCCGTCAGATCGAAGGACGCGCCCGGGGCGTTGGCGCTGATCGAAGAAATCACGATGCGGGGGTACGACATCCGTGAATATCTCGCCGGCCTCATGGAGCACCTGCGAAATCTTCTCGTGGCCTCCACGGTCGGCTCGGCGCGCCTGATCGAAACCTCCGAATTCTATAA is a window encoding:
- a CDS encoding S9 family peptidase; the encoded protein is MNLRTSVALIVLCAFGSAAFGRQGSAPPLPLKRIFSKPSLPGSRPSDPKLSPDGKLLLYRWDSTARGNSRCWMQVLDRSLSEKAPNRPVPRMIADTLLGEIEWSPDGRTIACTRKGSIFLTDTGFQSFQRLTKSEAGENSLRWSADGKMLLFASDGKLMAMTMGQPGYSEIAKPAGKDVGLGLIDLSPDNRRVLFAETNREGLPDFILPRYTGKEVSTNSFKGGVAKTRIGIAPTDTGKVVWVKLPGDERFFLGDVALSPDGRRAFVERFSSNHKKREIYLADTDSGGAHLIYEETDRAWVEGGLATTRWMPDGKRIVTTSEKEGWNHLYTMTPDGKDLRRVTGGAWEIHWFDLDPSGERAYILANKDDLHQWQLYAVEFRTGKTTRLSGRAGTYENPSMSKDGLLIVAQYSDFGKPSELVSIPAGKPASTGDAATDGAGAVHEVQLTQSVPAEFTSSRWVIPEIVHFKARDGKSIPAMIYKPPDFSPAKKYPVVVFVHGAGYLQNVYRGWSYYYREYMFHHRLTQLGFVVFEVDYRGSAGYGRDFRADVYLHLGGKDLDDELDGLEYLRSLGYIDSSRVGMYGGSYGGFMTLMGLFLSDKYACGAALRAVTSWENYYRHNSWYTEARLGKPEDQPEAYKISSPLTYADSLKRPLLILHGMVDDNVFFQDAVQLIAKLQKSEKKFETMVYPDEAHAFNTPESWYDEYSRIEEFFLRHLRKADQ
- the dnaX gene encoding DNA polymerase III subunit gamma/tau, whose amino-acid sequence is MTYLVTARKWRPMAFEDIVGQAHVAKTLRNAIATNRLSHAYIFSGPRGVGKTTAARILAKAVNCLHPVDNNPDNTCEICTEITEGRSLNVFEIDGASNRGVDEIRNLREAVRYGPANGRYKVYIIDEVHMLTKEAFNALLKTLEEPPSYIIFIFATTEIHKVPLTILSRCQRFDFRRIATEEIMGRLRFIAGQEKITIGEDALFVIAKRSDGSMRDAQSIFDQIVSFCGDTIDTAEMVRMLNVVDEEIYFRTTDAVRSKDAPGALALIEEITMRGYDIREYLAGLMEHLRNLLVASTVGSARLIETSEFYKKKYVDEAASFSPSDLLRLIKIAADTDTAIRWNQSTSGGRFKLEIGLLQMVRLDRSVQIGELLEQLEGLKKKLAAGNSDREPSPVQKAAPPAIAPAIRGSVKASQPSLRPEQIVLPAAPVPEIIPALTGQPALSMTPVARPLPAESPAADRISIDEAQAKWPALVAEVCKKRIAVGTMLGETALVGVGGGSLKISCPDDFHLDQLMRNRQFITDLAQNIYGAKVRLDTILANARSRESTAPAHTAETKPSEQPASATVGEHPIVQALIREFGAREIS